The Bacteroidota bacterium sequence GTACCAATCGCAATACTTTAAGTTCGGCATCGGTGCTGGGGTAATCTATATAAACGTGCATCAAAAATCTGTCCATTTGTGCTTCAGGAAGGGGGTAAGTACCTTCCTGTTCAACCGGATTTTGAGTAGCAAGTACCATAAACAATTTCGGAAGCTTGTGGGTTTTGCCACTAACTGTAACCTGACGTTCTTCCATAGCCTCTAGCAAAGCAGCTTGTACTTTGGCAGGGGCACGGTTTATCTCGTCGGCAAGAATAAGATTGTCGAAAATAGGACCGGGTTGAAACTGAAATTTCTCTTCCGCATCAGGCAAATATATTTCAGTTCCCGTAACATCAGAAGGAAGCAAATCAGGTGTAAACTGAATACGGCTCAAACCTGCTTCAATAGTTTTAGAAAGGCTCTTTACGGCTCTGGTCTTCGCAAGCCCGGGCAAACCTTCAAGAAGCATATTCCCGTTTGAAAGCAATACCAAAATCAATCTATTTACAAGGTGCTCCTGACCTATTATAGATTGTGATATGCTTTCTTTTATCTTATTAATTTTCTCTAAGTTGGTCATAGTGTTGTACAATTTTCACACATCAGTTTATTAACCTGAGTAATCCAAATAAATTTCAGTTAACCCCTATAAATATTTAAGAACATTACTATTCAGGGAAAACTGTCTTCCAGTCTTTTTCCATATCTACAACTGTCCAGTTATTTTTTCCGGCTTCAATAAGTGCTTTATCAAGTTTACCTACATGCGATTCTTTGTCATAAGCCCATTCTCTTATAGAGTCAGTATGATGTATCAACAGGTTGAAATATCCTTTTTCATTGGTTTGTGCATATTGCATCATTTGCAAATCACCATCTGAGTTTCCTGCTACAAATACCGGTTTTTTACCAATGTATTTATAAATTCCGGCAGGTTTACCGGCTTTATCATCAATAAATTCCATCTCCGGCAGCCTTTGTATTTTTTTGGTTTCTTCGTTGTATTTAACCTTAATGCTCGAACCAATTGTCATATATTGAGGTACACCATAAGTTTCGCAGGCAAATTCTCTCATAAAATCTCTTCCTCCACC is a genomic window containing:
- a CDS encoding MoxR family ATPase, coding for MTNLEKINKIKESISQSIIGQEHLVNRLILVLLSNGNMLLEGLPGLAKTRAVKSLSKTIEAGLSRIQFTPDLLPSDVTGTEIYLPDAEEKFQFQPGPIFDNLILADEINRAPAKVQAALLEAMEERQVTVSGKTHKLPKLFMVLATQNPVEQEGTYPLPEAQMDRFLMHVYIDYPSTDAELKVLRLVREESKNKSLGKKTEEDKFPQDLIFESQKEIDNIIISESVEKYIIALIDATRHPEKYNEDLSKWIDFGASPRGTIALDKCSRANAWMNGRDFVTPDDVQAVIHDVLRHRLILSYQANAKGITEDKALDEIIKLVAVG